A region of Armatimonadota bacterium DNA encodes the following proteins:
- a CDS encoding helix-hairpin-helix domain-containing protein: MPPLSKWHVWWVIGLSLVCVLFSATVWRRNSATPGRVTFTEAPAPNRDASGAAVAPVDGPIFVHVTGDVAKPGLYRVPAGCRVMDAISYAGGAKETANLDALNLASPLRDGQKLMVPSVADVPASDPGAYLTDSPAPAPPPPVLVRPDPPQPVQKVESESALAVTDAEGASSAPRRGSVAKLRRPGDGTVDINNATETELQRLPGVGPATAAKILAYRQEHGSFSTVEELMEVKGIGPAKLRKMQPFVVLQEPH, encoded by the coding sequence ATGCCGCCTTTGTCAAAGTGGCACGTCTGGTGGGTAATTGGCCTGTCTCTTGTCTGTGTCCTGTTTTCCGCAACCGTGTGGCGTCGGAACTCGGCGACTCCAGGGCGGGTGACCTTCACGGAAGCGCCCGCCCCCAACCGCGATGCGTCGGGTGCGGCAGTGGCGCCGGTGGACGGGCCGATATTCGTTCACGTGACGGGCGATGTGGCAAAGCCGGGCCTCTATCGCGTGCCGGCGGGTTGCCGGGTGATGGACGCAATATCGTACGCCGGGGGCGCCAAAGAGACCGCCAACCTCGACGCTCTCAACCTGGCATCGCCATTGCGGGACGGGCAGAAACTGATGGTCCCCTCCGTGGCAGACGTCCCCGCTTCCGATCCGGGAGCGTACCTTACAGACTCCCCTGCCCCCGCGCCTCCTCCACCGGTGCTGGTTCGACCGGACCCACCCCAACCCGTACAAAAAGTCGAATCGGAAAGCGCACTGGCCGTGACGGACGCCGAGGGGGCAAGTTCGGCTCCGCGGAGAGGATCCGTGGCCAAGCTGAGGCGGCCTGGCGACGGGACCGTGGACATCAACAACGCCACTGAGACGGAATTGCAGAGGCTGCCCGGTGTCGGACCGGCCACCGCTGCAAAGATACTTGCATACCGTCAGGAGCACGGCAGCTTCAGCACTGTTGAGGAGTTGATGGAAGTAAAGGGCATCGGGCCGGCTAAACTGCGTAAGATGCAGCCGTTCGTTGTGCTGCAGGAACCTCATTAG